A region from the Triticum urartu cultivar G1812 chromosome 1, Tu2.1, whole genome shotgun sequence genome encodes:
- the LOC125509070 gene encoding MDIS1-interacting receptor like kinase 2-like produces MYGFCSHSAYKFLVYDYIQQGSLHQMLENEETARELDWQKRIVVVNDVAQAISYLHHECSPPIIHRDITSNNILLDATFKAFVSDFGTARILKPDSSNWSALAGTYGYIAPELSYTSVVTEKCDVYSFGVVVLELLMGKHPRDLLDGSLSNREQAMLVKDILDQRPTTPTATEENSLALLIKLAFSCLESSPQARPTMRQAYQTLIQRPSCSSSSVPFSALTLRQGIHVDM; encoded by the exons ATGTATGGATTCTGCTCCCATTCAGCGTATAAATTTCTTGTCTACGACTACATTCAGCAGGGAAGCCTCCACCAGATGTTGGAAAATGAGGAGACAGCAAGGGAATTGGATTGGCAAAAGAGAATTGTTGTTGTAAATGATGTGGCTCAAGCAATATCTTATTTGCACCACGAATGCAGTCCACCTATAATCCATCGAGATATAACGAGCAACAACATCTTACTTGATGCAACCTTCAAGGCTTTCGTCTCGGATTTCGGCACAGCAAGAATTCTTAAGCCCGATTCATCAAACTGGAGTGCACTAGCAGGGACGTATGGGTACATAGCTCCTG AACTCTCGTACACATCTGTTGTCACGGAGAAATGTGATGTCTATAGCTTTGGCGTGGTTGTGCTAGAGCTACTTATGGGGAAGCATCCAAGGGATCTATTAGACGGTAGTTTGTCAAACAGGGAACAAGCTATGCTGGTGAAAGATATTCTGGACCAGCGACCGACAACACCAACAGCAACGGAAGAGAATAGCTTAGCTCTGCTCATCAAGCTGGCCTTCTCTTGCTTGGAATCTTCTCCACAAGCAAGGCCAACCATGAGGCAGGCATACCAGACACTCATCCAGCGACCCTCTTGTAGTTCCTCTTCCGTGCCTTTCAGTGCACTAACACTACGGCAAGGGATACATGTTGACATGTGA